A genomic window from Candidatus Kouleothrix ribensis includes:
- a CDS encoding ATP-binding protein, with product MLKSIPAEPMATSSDAAATHPISESVCPHCDGAGYYKEAVQFGHPHFGVLFPCECKLLEKEQRRIDELERISNLELVRDKTFETFVADVPGVRRAYLRAVEYAKRPQGWLVLFGNYGVGKTHLAAAIANHALKRQIQVLFAIVPDLLDHLRSTFGPSSEIEYDERFEMIRTVPLLVLDDLGTENTTPWAREKLFQIMNYRYNDALPTVITSNRKPEDIDPRIFSRMSDRALCEEHIIIDAADYRRLTIQQRYPFNSNVRRRMQG from the coding sequence ATGTTGAAAAGTATACCAGCGGAGCCTATGGCGACCTCTTCCGACGCGGCAGCGACACATCCGATCTCTGAATCGGTGTGCCCACACTGCGATGGCGCGGGCTACTACAAAGAGGCCGTGCAGTTTGGCCACCCGCACTTCGGCGTGCTGTTCCCATGCGAGTGCAAGCTGCTCGAGAAAGAGCAGCGCCGGATCGACGAACTCGAGCGGATCAGCAATCTCGAGCTGGTGCGCGACAAAACCTTCGAGACCTTCGTGGCCGACGTGCCGGGGGTGCGGCGGGCCTACCTGCGCGCAGTCGAGTATGCCAAGCGGCCGCAGGGCTGGCTGGTGCTGTTCGGCAATTATGGCGTGGGCAAGACGCATCTGGCGGCGGCGATTGCCAACCACGCGCTCAAGCGCCAGATCCAGGTGCTGTTCGCGATCGTGCCCGACCTGCTCGACCACTTGCGCTCGACCTTCGGGCCTTCGAGCGAGATCGAGTACGACGAGCGCTTCGAGATGATCCGCACGGTGCCGCTGCTGGTGCTGGATGACCTGGGCACCGAGAACACGACGCCCTGGGCGCGCGAGAAGCTATTCCAGATCATGAACTACCGCTACAACGATGCACTGCCGACGGTAATCACCAGCAATCGCAAGCCCGAGGACATCGATCCGCGCATCTTCTCGCGCATGAGCGACCGGGCGCTGTGCGAGGAGCATATTATCATCGACGCGGCCGACTACCGGCGCCTGACGATTCAGCAGCGCTACCCCTTCAATAGTAATGTGCGCCGGCGCATGCAGGGCTAG
- a CDS encoding rhodanese-like domain-containing protein → MFGRFNRKPDPSQMTPEELRQRQDAGEHLFILDVREPAEYAEGHIAGSTLIPLGQLAHRAASLPADRPIVAVCHSGSRSGMAQQMLKRAGFADVLNLRGGMVAWAHSRLPIKRGD, encoded by the coding sequence ATGTTTGGCCGTTTCAATCGAAAGCCCGATCCGTCGCAGATGACGCCCGAGGAGCTTCGTCAGCGCCAGGACGCCGGCGAGCATCTGTTCATCCTCGATGTGCGCGAGCCGGCTGAGTATGCCGAGGGGCACATCGCCGGCAGCACGCTGATACCACTTGGCCAGCTGGCACACCGCGCCGCCAGCCTGCCGGCCGATCGGCCGATCGTTGCAGTGTGCCACTCGGGCAGCCGCAGCGGCATGGCCCAGCAGATGCTCAAGCGCGCCGGATTCGCCGATGTACTGAACCTGCGCGGCGGCATGGTCGCATGGGCGCACAGTAGGCTGCCGATCAAGCGCGGCGACTAG